A single region of the Dehalococcoides mccartyi genome encodes:
- a CDS encoding bifunctional 5,10-methylenetetrahydrofolate dehydrogenase/5,10-methenyltetrahydrofolate cyclohydrolase — MSAHIINGTEIAAAIREEIRSEVTALKAKHGIVPGLATVLVGDDPASHSYVDSKIKMCQNLGIYSEHHPLPQSATNEDLLTLIAMLNADPKISGILVQVPLPVQISENLVLNAINPDKDVDGFHPVNVGRMCLGEPCFLPCTPHGVQELLIRSGIKIEGTHVVIVGRSNLVGKPLANILLQKAPGANATVTICHSGTKNLPLITSQADILVSAMGKPKFITADMVRPGAVVIDVGTTCIGYTPEGKRILSGDVDFEAVKEKAFAITPVPKGVGPMTIIMLMLNTLTAAKRAAGLVK, encoded by the coding sequence ATGAGCGCACATATTATAAACGGCACAGAAATAGCCGCAGCCATCCGCGAAGAGATACGCAGTGAAGTAACTGCACTTAAAGCCAAGCACGGCATAGTACCCGGTCTGGCCACCGTACTGGTGGGAGATGACCCTGCTTCGCACTCTTATGTAGACTCCAAAATAAAAATGTGCCAGAATCTGGGTATATATTCAGAGCATCACCCGCTGCCCCAGAGTGCCACCAACGAGGATTTGCTGACCCTGATAGCCATGCTGAATGCAGACCCCAAAATAAGCGGTATTCTGGTACAGGTACCCCTGCCCGTCCAGATTTCAGAAAATCTGGTCTTAAATGCCATAAATCCGGATAAAGATGTAGACGGTTTCCACCCGGTAAACGTAGGCAGAATGTGCCTGGGTGAACCCTGCTTTTTGCCCTGCACCCCGCACGGCGTTCAGGAGCTCTTAATCCGCTCGGGCATAAAGATAGAGGGCACCCATGTGGTTATAGTGGGACGGAGCAATCTGGTCGGCAAGCCGCTGGCCAATATTCTGCTGCAAAAAGCTCCGGGGGCAAACGCCACAGTCACTATCTGCCACAGCGGCACTAAAAACCTGCCGCTGATAACTTCGCAGGCAGATATACTGGTATCCGCCATGGGCAAGCCCAAATTTATCACCGCAGATATGGTCAGGCCGGGCGCGGTGGTGATAGATGTAGGCACAACCTGTATAGGCTACACACCCGAAGGCAAGCGGATACTTTCCGGTGATGTTGATTTTGAAGCCGTCAAGGAAAAGGCCTTTGCCATTACCCCCGTACCCAAAGGTGTAGGCCCTATGACTATTATTATGCTTATGCTAAATACCCTGACTGCCGCCAAAAGGGCTGCCGGTCTGGTAAAATAG
- a CDS encoding acetyl-CoA decarbonylase/synthase complex subunit delta, whose product MPFETPKINYNGRIKEITLGEGPKAVTAGGETSMPFYLFEGEMPRKPKIAMEIQDTPPEDWPEDVLKPFGDAVNNPVIWAKKCVDTYGAELICLQLESTDPNGLDRSAEESAKIVREVADAVDVPLIVWGTANHEKDTEVLRKASEACPDKKLILGPVEEGDYKKIAAQAMAYKHTIIASSPIDINLAKQLNILLGNLGVPAEGLIMDPTVSSIGYGIEYSYSVIERIRLAALTQQDERLQYPLICNIGREAWKTKEAKIPEAESPEMGKTEKRAIMIEAMSAAILLIAGADILVIRHPESMRLAGELIDELS is encoded by the coding sequence ATGCCATTTGAAACGCCTAAAATAAACTACAACGGCCGTATCAAGGAAATAACCCTGGGTGAAGGGCCGAAAGCCGTCACTGCAGGCGGTGAAACTTCCATGCCCTTTTACCTGTTTGAGGGGGAAATGCCCCGCAAACCTAAAATAGCCATGGAAATACAGGACACCCCGCCCGAAGATTGGCCGGAAGATGTTTTAAAGCCCTTTGGGGATGCAGTCAATAACCCGGTCATCTGGGCTAAAAAATGTGTTGATACATACGGGGCGGAGCTTATCTGCCTTCAACTGGAAAGCACTGACCCGAACGGGCTTGACCGCTCTGCCGAAGAATCTGCCAAAATTGTCCGGGAAGTGGCAGATGCCGTGGATGTACCCCTGATAGTCTGGGGAACGGCTAACCATGAAAAGGACACCGAGGTACTCCGCAAGGCAAGTGAAGCCTGCCCTGATAAAAAGCTTATACTTGGGCCGGTGGAAGAGGGTGACTATAAGAAAATAGCCGCCCAGGCCATGGCCTATAAACATACTATTATCGCTTCGTCACCCATAGATATAAACTTGGCTAAACAGCTTAATATCCTGCTGGGCAATCTGGGCGTACCCGCCGAAGGGCTGATTATGGACCCCACTGTCAGCAGCATAGGATACGGCATAGAGTATTCGTATTCGGTGATAGAACGCATCCGTCTGGCGGCGCTCACCCAGCAGGACGAACGCCTCCAGTACCCCCTTATCTGCAATATAGGGCGGGAAGCCTGGAAAACCAAAGAAGCCAAAATACCTGAAGCGGAAAGCCCGGAAATGGGCAAGACCGAAAAACGGGCTATTATGATTGAAGCTATGTCCGCTGCTATTTTACTTATTGCCGGGGCGGATATACTGGTAATACGCCATCCGGAATCTATGCGGCTGGCGGGTGAACTGATAGACGAACTTAGCTAA
- a CDS encoding ATP-dependent Clp protease proteolytic subunit — translation MISPENVVPMVIESSARGERAFDIYSLLLKERIIFLGSQINDQVANLVIAQLLFLDREDPDKDISLYIHSPGGVISAGLAMYDTMQLIRPKVSTICVGVAASMATVLLCAGAKGKRYALPNATIHMHQAMGGAQGQASDIEIAAREIMRQQDILRNILVKHTGQPMEKIIHDSDRDYYLNAQQAVEYGLIDEILQKPENK, via the coding sequence ATGATAAGCCCTGAAAACGTAGTACCTATGGTTATTGAGAGCAGTGCCAGAGGCGAACGTGCCTTTGACATTTATTCTCTATTACTAAAGGAGAGGATTATCTTTCTGGGTTCACAAATCAATGATCAGGTGGCTAACCTGGTGATTGCCCAGTTGCTGTTCCTTGACCGCGAAGACCCTGACAAGGACATAAGCCTTTATATTCACAGCCCCGGCGGCGTAATATCTGCCGGACTGGCCATGTACGATACCATGCAGCTTATCCGGCCCAAAGTATCTACCATTTGCGTGGGTGTTGCGGCTTCCATGGCTACAGTTTTGCTGTGTGCCGGTGCCAAGGGTAAACGTTATGCTTTGCCCAATGCTACCATTCACATGCATCAGGCTATGGGTGGCGCTCAAGGGCAGGCTTCGGATATTGAAATTGCCGCCCGCGAGATTATGCGCCAGCAGGATATTCTGCGGAATATCCTGGTAAAACACACCGGCCAGCCTATGGAGAAAATTATCCATGACAGTGACCGTGATTATTACCTGAATGCCCAGCAGGCTGTGGAATACGGCCTGATAGATGAGATTTTGCAGAAACCCGAAAACAAATAA
- a CDS encoding formate--tetrahydrofolate ligase, producing the protein MTINNRKSHLKDLDPGLMKDWEIAEKAEEFLKPSKLLAEELGLTEDEIIPHGKYVAKVDFAGVLTRLKDRPNGKYIDVTAITPTPLGEGKSTTTMGLVQGLGNLGKKVTGAIRQPSSGPTFNIKGSAAGGGRSQCLPLSPFTLGLTGDIDAVTNSHNLAMVALQARLQHEANNTDEFLSSRNLKRLDIDPARVELKWAIDFCAQSLREIIMGIGGKTNGYQMRSGFGISVSSEVMAILSVFTGLADLRERMSKIIVAYRQNSEPVTTADLEVDGAMTALLLRAVNPNLLQTIEGQPVFVHAGPFANIAIGQSSIVADRLALKLADYHVTESGFGADIGFEKFWNIKCRLSGLKPDCAVIVATVRALKMHGGGPKVTPGAPLDPAYTTPNAALVEKGCQNMLAHIQTVKMAGINPVVCINHFAADTAQEIDIIRRTAEQAGARVAVSYHWANGGEGAAELAEAVIDACNEPNDFHFLYPEDMPLRERIETIARKVYGADGVSYSQTALEKLTRLENTGNTQFMPSCMVKTHLSLSHDPALKGRPGGFTLPIRDILTYMGAGLVVPVAGDIKLMPGTSSDPNFRRIDIDTHTGKVKGLF; encoded by the coding sequence TTGACTATAAATAACCGCAAATCCCACTTAAAAGACCTTGACCCCGGCCTGATGAAAGACTGGGAAATAGCCGAAAAGGCCGAAGAATTCCTGAAGCCATCAAAATTGCTGGCTGAGGAACTGGGCCTGACCGAAGATGAGATAATCCCCCACGGCAAATATGTTGCCAAAGTGGATTTTGCCGGGGTACTTACCCGCCTGAAAGACAGACCAAACGGCAAGTATATAGATGTAACCGCCATTACCCCCACCCCACTGGGTGAAGGTAAAAGCACTACCACTATGGGGCTGGTGCAGGGGCTGGGAAATCTGGGCAAGAAAGTAACCGGGGCAATCCGCCAGCCTTCCAGCGGCCCTACCTTCAATATAAAAGGCTCGGCAGCCGGGGGAGGACGCTCCCAATGCCTGCCGCTTTCACCTTTTACTCTGGGGCTGACCGGGGATATAGATGCTGTTACCAATTCCCACAACCTGGCCATGGTCGCCCTTCAGGCCAGGCTTCAGCATGAAGCGAATAATACAGATGAATTTCTGTCCAGCCGCAATTTAAAACGGCTGGATATAGACCCCGCCAGAGTGGAACTGAAATGGGCAATAGACTTTTGCGCCCAGTCCCTCAGGGAAATCATTATGGGCATAGGCGGTAAAACAAACGGCTACCAGATGCGCTCCGGCTTCGGCATATCCGTAAGCTCCGAGGTGATGGCCATACTTTCGGTTTTTACCGGCTTGGCAGACCTGCGGGAACGTATGAGCAAGATAATTGTAGCCTACCGCCAAAACAGCGAACCGGTTACCACCGCAGACCTTGAGGTAGATGGCGCCATGACCGCCCTGCTCCTTCGGGCGGTAAACCCGAATTTGCTTCAAACTATAGAAGGTCAGCCGGTATTTGTCCATGCCGGGCCTTTTGCCAATATTGCTATCGGGCAGTCATCTATTGTGGCTGACCGGCTGGCACTTAAACTGGCTGATTACCATGTAACCGAAAGCGGTTTCGGGGCGGATATCGGTTTTGAAAAGTTCTGGAACATAAAGTGCCGCTTAAGCGGCTTAAAACCGGATTGTGCAGTTATTGTGGCTACGGTCAGGGCTTTAAAGATGCACGGCGGCGGGCCCAAAGTAACTCCCGGCGCCCCCCTTGACCCTGCCTATACCACTCCCAATGCGGCGCTGGTGGAAAAGGGCTGCCAGAATATGCTTGCCCACATCCAGACTGTAAAAATGGCAGGCATAAACCCTGTGGTCTGCATAAACCACTTTGCCGCAGACACAGCTCAGGAAATAGATATTATCCGCCGCACAGCCGAGCAGGCAGGTGCCAGAGTAGCTGTTTCCTATCACTGGGCAAATGGCGGTGAAGGAGCAGCCGAACTGGCCGAAGCAGTGATAGATGCCTGTAACGAACCTAATGACTTTCATTTCCTTTACCCCGAAGATATGCCGCTGAGGGAACGGATTGAAACCATTGCCCGTAAGGTTTACGGGGCAGACGGCGTTTCCTACAGCCAGACAGCCCTAGAAAAACTTACCCGCCTGGAAAACACAGGCAACACCCAGTTTATGCCCAGCTGCATGGTAAAAACCCACCTCAGCCTCTCGCATGACCCCGCACTTAAAGGACGTCCCGGCGGCTTTACCCTGCCTATACGTGATATACTCACCTATATGGGGGCAGGCCTGGTAGTGCCGGTGGCGGGGGATATCAAACTTATGCCCGGTACTTCGTCTGACCCCAATTTCAGGCGGATAGATATAGATACTCATACCGGCAAGGTTAAGGGCCTGTTCTAA
- the aspS gene encoding aspartate--tRNA ligase, protein MLKTHSCALTQENIGTEVTLAGWVHRRRDHGGVIFIDLRDREGIVQVVFNPEQSAACLDIGKELRSEYVLQVKGTVSRRPAGTENSRMPSGLVEVVAADAKILNAAKTPPFYINEEVEVDESLRLKYRYLDIRRQGMKNNLIIRHKAVSFMREFLNTRGFIEIETPILIKSTPEGARDYLVPSRLFPGQFFALPQSPQQLKQLLMVAGMEKYYQVARCFRDEDLRADRQPEFTQLDMEMSFVDENDMMQLMEDLFTGLVASVRPDMKYNKKFPRISFADAMEKYGCDKPDLRFGMELADITDIGASSAFGVFKNVAAQGGAIKAISAPGCGGYNKSQQEELINLAKKYGAAGLVPISLGAESGELKDLTIEMVKSVAAKYLTLEEIKTIAERSGAKSGDLILIVAGARKMVNSVLGEMRNHLAAKLGLCDKNELSFAFVVDFPLFQWDEEGKRWDSVHHPFTAPLEADMPLMDTDPARVGSRAYDVVCNGYEIAGGSIRIHQADLQRKVFHLLGYNDEQINERFGHLLEAFEFGAPPHGGVAPGIDRFVMLLAGETSIREVIPFPKNQAAQDLLFGAPSVVDDKQIRDLHIRIQAEKE, encoded by the coding sequence ATGCTTAAAACTCATAGCTGTGCCTTAACTCAGGAAAATATTGGCACTGAAGTTACTCTGGCAGGTTGGGTACACCGCCGCCGCGATCATGGCGGGGTTATATTTATTGACCTTCGTGACAGGGAAGGCATTGTTCAGGTGGTATTTAACCCCGAACAGTCCGCCGCCTGTCTGGATATCGGTAAAGAGCTGCGGAGTGAATATGTCCTGCAGGTAAAAGGCACTGTCAGCCGCCGCCCGGCCGGTACGGAAAACAGCCGTATGCCCTCAGGTTTGGTGGAAGTGGTGGCGGCTGATGCCAAAATCTTAAATGCCGCTAAAACCCCGCCCTTTTATATTAACGAAGAAGTGGAAGTGGACGAGAGCCTCAGGCTCAAGTATCGCTATCTGGATATACGCCGCCAGGGCATGAAAAACAACCTGATTATCCGCCATAAAGCTGTCAGCTTTATGCGGGAGTTTTTAAATACCCGGGGTTTTATAGAGATTGAGACTCCCATTCTGATTAAAAGCACACCTGAGGGGGCGCGTGACTATCTGGTTCCCTCCCGCTTGTTTCCGGGGCAGTTTTTTGCCTTACCCCAGTCTCCCCAGCAGTTAAAACAGCTGCTTATGGTGGCGGGTATGGAAAAATACTATCAGGTCGCCCGCTGTTTCCGTGATGAAGACTTAAGAGCAGACCGCCAGCCGGAATTTACCCAGCTGGATATGGAAATGAGCTTTGTTGATGAAAATGACATGATGCAGCTCATGGAAGACCTGTTTACCGGGCTGGTAGCCAGTGTCCGCCCGGATATGAAATATAATAAAAAGTTTCCCCGTATCAGCTTTGCTGATGCTATGGAGAAATACGGCTGTGACAAGCCTGACCTTCGCTTCGGTATGGAATTGGCAGATATTACCGATATCGGCGCTTCCTCGGCTTTCGGTGTTTTCAAAAATGTGGCTGCTCAGGGCGGGGCTATCAAGGCCATTTCCGCTCCCGGTTGCGGCGGGTACAACAAGAGCCAGCAGGAAGAACTGATAAATCTGGCTAAGAAGTACGGGGCGGCCGGTTTGGTACCCATTTCACTGGGTGCGGAAAGCGGGGAGCTTAAAGATTTGACTATTGAAATGGTCAAATCCGTAGCCGCTAAGTACCTTACTCTGGAAGAAATCAAAACCATAGCCGAACGCAGCGGGGCTAAGTCGGGTGACCTTATTTTGATTGTGGCCGGTGCCCGTAAAATGGTGAACAGTGTACTGGGTGAGATGAGAAATCATTTGGCTGCAAAGCTTGGTTTGTGTGATAAAAATGAACTCAGTTTTGCCTTTGTAGTAGACTTCCCCCTTTTCCAGTGGGACGAGGAGGGCAAACGCTGGGATTCGGTTCATCATCCCTTTACCGCTCCGCTTGAGGCTGATATGCCCCTTATGGATACCGACCCCGCCAGGGTAGGAAGCCGTGCTTATGACGTGGTTTGTAATGGATACGAGATTGCCGGCGGCAGTATCAGAATTCACCAGGCAGATCTGCAGAGGAAAGTATTCCATCTGCTGGGATATAATGATGAACAGATAAATGAACGTTTCGGCCACCTTCTGGAGGCCTTTGAGTTTGGCGCGCCCCCCCACGGAGGTGTTGCACCCGGTATAGACCGCTTTGTAATGCTGCTGGCGGGGGAAACTTCCATACGTGAAGTTATACCCTTCCCCAAAAATCAGGCTGCTCAAGACCTGCTTTTTGGGGCTCCGTCAGTAGTAGATGATAAGCAAATAAGGGATTTACATATCCGTATTCAAGCGGAAAAAGAATAG
- a CDS encoding ASKHA domain-containing protein, with amino-acid sequence MTEKKFSVCFEPGHKIINGQKGDSLLDLAIAAGTGLCASCGGEGVCGRCRIKLVEGELECEDHLQISAEEFAQGIRLACQSRLISNVTVEILAESRFDTALSGDTISCTLQSQPEPAENKAVLPLRKVFLKLTPPSGTDNASDLARLKRFLKPVCPAEPDIDYHLLSGLSETLREKNWEVTLSLLKTPFGEKIINIQPGDQTKATYAFAFDIGTTGVRGQLVELTESKVLAQATEYNGQIPLGEDVISRINYAAREGGLIQLQRAVVNTLNNLGNAMLSEYGLEAEDISFATIAANTTITQLLYGLDPKHLRLAPYVPAANELPLIPARHINLSICPQAYIYTLPCVASYVGGDIVAGVISTNIPRREGLVLYIDIGTNGEIVVGNKDFMLTASCSAGPAFEGGGIKNGMLAKPGAIEDIELDTQNFEPKLSIISGGSPKGICGAGLINTASALLKCGLLGQNGKYNSNIKTSRLRKGADGCEYVLAFGREFGQGQDITLSEVDIDNLIRAKAAMYAGYQTLLESAGAGFDNLEKVIIAGTFGAKLNIKKAINIGLLPELSEERFIFVGNGSLAGARLCAFDANAQTQAAAAAKMMTNVELSESTSFMDNYMAAMFLPHTKSSDFPEVYAALSKFNGGNT; translated from the coding sequence ATGACCGAGAAGAAATTTAGCGTCTGCTTTGAGCCCGGCCATAAAATTATAAATGGACAGAAGGGGGACAGCCTGCTGGATTTGGCTATTGCCGCCGGAACAGGGCTGTGTGCCTCCTGCGGGGGCGAAGGCGTATGCGGACGCTGCCGTATAAAACTGGTGGAAGGCGAACTGGAGTGCGAAGACCACCTCCAGATAAGCGCTGAAGAGTTTGCCCAGGGAATACGGCTGGCCTGCCAGAGCCGTCTTATATCAAACGTAACAGTGGAGATTCTGGCTGAATCACGTTTTGATACCGCCCTAAGCGGTGATACTATAAGCTGCACCCTGCAAAGCCAGCCTGAACCTGCTGAAAATAAAGCCGTTTTGCCTCTCCGAAAGGTTTTTCTGAAACTTACCCCCCCGTCCGGTACGGATAACGCAAGTGACCTTGCCAGATTAAAACGTTTTCTTAAACCTGTGTGTCCGGCAGAGCCTGATATAGATTATCACCTTCTCTCAGGTCTTTCCGAAACCCTGCGGGAAAAGAACTGGGAAGTAACCCTAAGTTTGCTTAAAACCCCCTTCGGGGAAAAGATAATAAATATCCAACCGGGAGACCAGACTAAGGCAACATACGCTTTTGCTTTTGATATAGGCACTACCGGTGTCCGCGGACAGCTAGTGGAGCTTACCGAATCTAAGGTGCTGGCACAGGCAACCGAATACAACGGTCAGATACCCCTTGGGGAAGACGTTATCAGCCGGATAAACTATGCTGCCAGAGAGGGCGGGCTTATTCAGCTTCAGCGGGCAGTAGTAAACACCCTTAACAATCTGGGTAACGCCATGCTTTCCGAATACGGACTTGAAGCGGAGGATATTTCGTTTGCAACCATAGCCGCCAATACCACCATTACCCAGCTGCTTTACGGGCTTGACCCCAAACACCTCAGGCTTGCCCCGTATGTACCCGCGGCAAATGAACTGCCGCTGATACCCGCCCGCCATATAAATCTGAGCATCTGCCCGCAGGCATATATATACACCCTGCCCTGTGTTGCCAGCTATGTGGGCGGTGATATAGTGGCCGGAGTAATAAGCACCAATATCCCCCGACGGGAAGGTTTAGTGCTGTATATAGATATTGGCACCAACGGGGAAATAGTAGTTGGTAACAAAGACTTTATGTTAACTGCTTCCTGCTCTGCCGGACCGGCCTTTGAGGGCGGCGGTATAAAAAACGGCATGCTGGCCAAACCGGGGGCGATAGAAGATATTGAACTGGATACCCAAAATTTTGAACCCAAACTTAGCATTATAAGCGGCGGCAGTCCCAAGGGTATCTGCGGTGCAGGTCTTATAAATACGGCATCCGCCCTGCTCAAATGCGGCCTGCTGGGACAAAACGGCAAATACAACTCAAATATTAAAACCAGCCGCCTTCGCAAAGGTGCTGACGGCTGCGAATATGTGCTGGCCTTTGGCCGCGAATTCGGGCAGGGACAAGATATAACCCTTTCAGAGGTAGATATAGACAACCTTATCCGGGCCAAGGCTGCCATGTATGCCGGTTACCAGACACTGCTGGAAAGTGCCGGCGCCGGTTTTGACAACCTTGAAAAGGTGATTATTGCCGGGACTTTCGGTGCCAAACTGAATATTAAAAAAGCTATCAATATAGGCTTGCTACCCGAACTTTCCGAAGAACGTTTCATCTTTGTAGGCAACGGCTCTTTGGCTGGTGCCAGGTTGTGTGCTTTTGATGCAAATGCCCAGACCCAGGCTGCTGCCGCCGCCAAAATGATGACCAATGTAGAGCTGTCTGAAAGCACCAGCTTTATGGATAACTATATGGCGGCCATGTTCCTGCCTCATACCAAATCCAGTGATTTCCCTGAGGTATATGCCGCTTTAAGTAAATTCAACGGAGGCAATACTTGA
- a CDS encoding AAA family ATPase, giving the protein MTYTIALAGKGGVGKTSVSSLIIRQLLKNSLTPVLAVDADANANLGESLGLDVLQTVGGLIASFNNVKLNLPPGMTKEAYLEYQLNTTLAESKGLDMISMGRGEGDGCYCYPNSILRSYIDKLSQNYRYVVMDNEAGMEHLSRRTTQNVDHLFIVSDHSVKGVRTLGRIRQLVDEMKLNVSQISVIINMVTGTLDPRLEAEINKLGIAYTDTVPADEMIREFDLKQTPLLKLPDNSPAVQAVAKILSTRLGIKNRTEVSE; this is encoded by the coding sequence TTGACCTATACTATTGCACTGGCAGGCAAGGGCGGGGTAGGCAAAACATCCGTTTCCAGTCTGATTATACGCCAGCTTTTAAAAAACTCTCTCACCCCGGTGCTGGCGGTAGATGCTGATGCCAATGCCAATCTGGGGGAAAGCCTGGGTTTAGACGTCCTGCAGACTGTGGGCGGGCTGATAGCCAGCTTTAACAATGTAAAATTAAACCTGCCACCCGGCATGACCAAAGAAGCTTATCTGGAGTATCAGCTGAATACCACTCTGGCGGAAAGCAAAGGGCTGGATATGATAAGCATGGGCCGGGGCGAAGGTGACGGCTGTTACTGCTACCCTAACAGCATCCTGCGCAGTTATATAGACAAACTCAGCCAGAACTACCGCTATGTAGTTATGGATAACGAGGCCGGTATGGAACACCTGTCCCGCCGCACCACCCAGAATGTAGACCACCTTTTTATAGTATCTGACCACTCGGTCAAAGGGGTGCGGACACTGGGGCGGATACGCCAGCTGGTAGATGAAATGAAACTTAATGTCAGCCAGATTTCTGTTATTATAAACATGGTCACCGGAACGCTTGACCCGCGTCTGGAGGCGGAGATTAATAAACTGGGCATAGCCTATACAGATACCGTGCCGGCAGATGAAATGATACGTGAATTTGACCTGAAGCAAACCCCCCTGCTTAAATTGCCTGACAACTCTCCGGCAGTGCAGGCAGTGGCCAAAATACTTTCAACCCGGCTTGGCATTAAAAACCGCACAGAGGTATCAGAATAA
- the tig gene encoding trigger factor: MKVTDKKIEGCQASITVEMDSTEVEEGLSKTYRRLVKKVEIPGFRKGKTPRDVFEKYVSREKMLDEMVDDIVPEACQQAIKDEDIKPFAAPKVAMVTTEPFVFSARIPLPPVVELGDYKTIRATKEKVEITEENIDTVIDQVLHQRATWEKVERSVKIGDMLLMNVESTLNGEPYLNREDMQYSVREEAIYPAPGFGEHLVDMVVGEPKEISIVFPEDHARAELAGKTAAFKITIKEIREEKLPELNDAFAHELNPEFNTLAELRQRIRENMQERQDDKAQAKFEDQIVEALIKMSKIDYPEVMVEAELDQIIEQQLQRLQSNVKSPEEFRAMLSQMTPEDMQQRYRPLAEQRVESSLALGKLATAENLIPSDEEVDAEIEKLTQDSGDKKQEEKAFYNKPETRDRLIQLLTARKTMAFIDEIALQPAIEVVEPKADKGEKTEEADK, translated from the coding sequence ATGAAAGTAACAGATAAAAAGATAGAGGGCTGTCAGGCCAGTATAACGGTAGAGATGGATTCAACCGAGGTTGAAGAGGGTCTTTCCAAAACATACCGCCGTCTGGTAAAAAAGGTGGAAATTCCGGGTTTCCGCAAGGGTAAAACCCCCCGGGATGTGTTTGAAAAGTACGTTAGCCGTGAGAAAATGCTGGATGAGATGGTAGATGATATTGTACCCGAAGCTTGCCAGCAGGCTATTAAAGACGAGGATATAAAACCTTTTGCTGCCCCCAAGGTAGCCATGGTTACCACCGAACCCTTTGTCTTTTCCGCCCGCATACCTCTGCCCCCAGTAGTGGAACTGGGTGATTATAAAACCATAAGAGCCACTAAAGAAAAGGTGGAAATTACCGAAGAAAATATTGACACCGTGATAGACCAGGTGCTCCACCAGAGAGCCACCTGGGAAAAAGTGGAACGCTCCGTTAAAATAGGTGATATGCTGCTTATGAATGTTGAAAGCACCCTTAACGGCGAACCCTACCTGAACCGTGAGGATATGCAGTATTCTGTAAGGGAAGAAGCTATTTATCCTGCCCCCGGTTTTGGTGAACATCTGGTAGATATGGTAGTGGGTGAACCTAAAGAGATTTCTATAGTTTTTCCCGAAGACCATGCACGGGCTGAACTGGCCGGCAAGACAGCCGCTTTCAAGATAACTATCAAGGAAATCAGGGAAGAAAAACTGCCGGAACTGAATGACGCCTTTGCCCACGAATTAAACCCCGAATTTAATACTCTGGCTGAGCTTCGCCAGCGTATTCGGGAGAATATGCAGGAAAGACAGGATGACAAGGCTCAGGCCAAGTTTGAAGACCAGATTGTTGAAGCCCTGATAAAAATGAGTAAAATAGATTATCCGGAAGTTATGGTGGAAGCAGAGCTGGACCAGATAATTGAACAGCAGCTTCAGCGTTTGCAGAGCAATGTAAAAAGCCCCGAAGAATTCCGGGCTATGTTGTCCCAGATGACTCCGGAAGATATGCAGCAGCGGTATCGTCCTCTGGCAGAACAGAGGGTGGAGTCTTCGCTGGCTTTGGGTAAACTGGCTACCGCCGAAAATCTTATACCCAGTGACGAAGAAGTGGATGCCGAAATTGAGAAACTCACCCAGGATTCGGGTGATAAAAAACAAGAAGAAAAAGCTTTCTACAATAAACCTGAGACCAGAGACCGCCTTATTCAGCTGTTGACTGCCCGCAAGACTATGGCTTTTATAGATGAAATAGCTCTCCAACCAGCTATTGAGGTTGTTGAACCTAAAGCTGATAAAGGTGAAAAAACAGAGGAGGCAGATAAATGA